The genomic DNA acacatgctgtccagagccgaccagggacccccgctgattcagcgcctcctacacaagatgcgtggcgtttgcgagcagggatgcgacctcgttctgcagtgggtgcctgcccacatcggcatacacgggaacgagGAAGCGGACCGGCTCGCGAAGGCCGCACACACTGCGCCAGTGCCCCGGTCGCTCGTGGTGACTCCTTTTGACGTCGCCCGCCACACCGTGGCCATCATGCTACGAGCGAGACACCCGGACGCCCGCGTCGCCAGTGGCAAGCCGCCAAAGTTGCTGCCACGTACGGGCCTTCACCGACgagaccgggcgctgctgcttcgcctccgcatcggctgctaccgcaccgcggcaaggacacaccgcatccaaggtacggggagccctctttgcctcaagtgcgccgatgtggaggacttggagcacgtgctgttacggtgccctgcgtactctgctcagcgcgacgcgctcacgagcgcttaccgccgcctcggactgccgtgcgacaacaccgaggcgctcctgttcccggtggcgcactcgtcgttgaccggacgcgccttcgtggcgctgcttgaatttttggacggtgccgatctgtacgagcggctgtagccgccgcgccttcctgacgtacccttaccgctgggctatctatcactctttactctatttttctctactctttttgtccctttcccctcacccgtacagcgccgtggaggtgccctcgcacgagaggcagtaacagcgctgtacttatctcttccttttccccttctaaaaccactcacacgcgaccggtcgcggCCTCGGACCTGTTCGAACGTCTCCGATCGAACTCACCAACCAACCTCCATGCCGCCCGTGTGCTGCACCTACGACCGCGCTTTCGAGcgtagccctttttagggctcccaAGGCTGCACACGCAGTCGGAGGTACCTTCGTCCAGGGCTTCTTTCCACTGCACTGAGGATGTCCGTCTCCGACAACCCAGTGCAGGGGCCACGCGGCCCCACCTCAGCGCACTCGCCGGCGCTCAAACTGCTTCTTGCGGAAGCGAGACGGCAGTTTTGCGCCACCGCCGAGAACGAGGAGCAGCCTGTCGAGGCTGCAGCCCCATCCCCGAGGTTCCTACGCTCGGGAACCTGCAGGGACACTGCCCCAGTCGCAACACAGCGTCGTCGACGCGGCCGTGCTGCCccgcacaacgacgacgacggcggagacaacaccggcagcgagagcgacgacgacacCGCCAGCTCGCGCCGCTCTAGCAGCTGCCCGCCTTCCTGCTCCTACTCGTCAACCAGCGAGAGCAGCAGCGAGGACAGCCAGCTGACACTGGCCACGGACTCGGCGAGCAGCCGTTCCCCGTCGCCCAGCGCCCAAGAAGAAAGGGTCGGCGCCCCCGCTACTGCTGAACCAACTGAGGAAGCCGTGCCTAATCGTACGCCGCACGAGCCCCCGGAACCGGAAGGCGCCCACGCCGAGACCGaggcgagcgcgcgcgcggcggAGAGCGATGCTCCCGAGAGCGTCTCCACGGCGCATGCGCCACCCTGCGACGTCACGGCGCACACGCAAGGCGATGCCCCGCCTCCACCCGCGGACCCTCTCCTCCCCGGCGCGAAGCAGCcgggtaggaaaaaaaacagccgGCGTAAGCGCCGGAACGTGCGGCCGGTGACCATCACCACCGTCGCTAAAACCGGCGTACGTTCAAGCGCCCCTCCTGCGGCACAAGACACCGCATCGACCAGTGAAGGACGGGAAACCGTCCTTTACAGACCGCTCGGGAGGAAGGCCCATTTCCTTGCGGCATCACGCGATGCAATTGCCGCATTCCTGGCCGGTGTTTCGGGGACACATCGAGTCCGGCCGAACTTGCGACGGAACGTCGTGGCCGTCGACGCGCTGCCAGGCACGGACCTGTCTGCGCTGCTCGCCGTTCGGGTGATTTGCGACGTGCCCGTCAAGGCGAAGGCACTTATCGCCGACTCTTGCACGGGCACGCTCTTCAACGTGGACCCGGCGATCGATGGGCCTTCCATCCTTGAGGGTATCGAGAGCCGGGTGCCCGTACTCGCCGTCACCCGAAGCGGCGATGTCGCAACACTGCGATTCACAGGCAGAGACGTGCCGGAGGAGGTGCACCTGTTCAGGCAGCGCCGCATCGTGCGCCCGCAGCTACCGCGGCCGTTGCAGTGCGGTCGATGCGGCCTCTTCGGGCACGCCACAGCGACTTGCTCTCGCGACCCGCGCTGTCTCCAGTGCGCGGggtcgcacgcgacgaccgcctgTACCTCAAAGCGGACCCGATGCATCAACTGCCGAGGCCCGCACGAGTCGACAGAGCCACGCTGCCCCAACTGGCAGCTCGAGCGGCGGGTGGCGAGCATACTCGCGAGAACCGTTCCGCGCATCACGCGCAAACAAGCCCTGGTTCTCGCGAGGAGCAATGCCCCTGCCGCGCGGAATCAGCAGCCGGCCACCACCACAGCACAGCGCGCGCCCGAGCCACGATCATCGCCGTTGGTTCAGCCGGGCCGATCATTCCGTGACGTGCTGGCCGGCAACACAGCGCCGCAGCCAGCCGCCGAGAGCAGCTCTGCCCAGCCCCGCAGCACGACAACACCCGATGCACGTGACCTCGTCATAACGACGCTCGCGTCGGCATTGCGTGCACTTTTGGAATCGGTACCTGCCGACTCCCCAGCGCGCCACATGTGTGTGGCAGCACTGGAAATGCATGACGCCCTGATCCAGCATGGCTAGCACACCAGTGGGGCAACGGCCGCGCATTGTTCAATGGAATGTTCGTTCAATGCGCCGCCGACATCCAGAGCTGGCGGATGGGGCTCTTTCGGACGGATGCGACGtgcttgctttgcaagaaacccacGTCCGCCCGGGAGAGCTCAATCTGCCGGGCTTCGTCAGCTACCACAGTGCTGCTGGCTGCGAACAGGCGTCATGCACGGCCATTCCGTGTACCGATTCCACTCATCCGGCTGGGCGATCTCGCGCGTCACTTTACGTACGCGCTGGGCTCCCTCAAGCCGTGGTGAGTGTGGACGATTTGCCGTGCACGGGCGTCGAGTGCGTGGCGGTGACCGTGCGAATCGGAACAACCGACACGTGCGTCGCGAGTGTTTACGCGTGCTGCGGCGGCCGCTGGGACAAGGAGATGGTCGTCCGGCTGTCACAGCGTGTGCGCGGAGACCTTGTgatgtgcggtgacttcaactcgcacaAC from Dermacentor albipictus isolate Rhodes 1998 colony chromosome 7, USDA_Dalb.pri_finalv2, whole genome shotgun sequence includes the following:
- the LOC139047911 gene encoding DNA translocase FtsK 1-like, whose translation is MSVSDNPVQGPRGPTSAHSPALKLLLAEARRQFCATAENEEQPVEAAAPSPRFLRSGTCRDTAPVATQRRRRGRAAPHNDDDGGDNTGSESDDDTASSRRSSSCPPSCSYSSTSESSSEDSQLTLATDSASSRSPSPSAQEERVGAPATAEPTEEAVPNRTPHEPPEPEGAHAETEASARAAESDAPESVSTAHAPPCDVTAHTQGDAPPPPADPLLPGAKQPGRKKNSRRKRRNVRPVTITTVAKTGVRSSAPPAAQDTASTSEGRETVLYRPLGRKAHFLAASRDAIAAFLAGVSGTHRVRPNLRRNVVAVDALPGTDLSALLAVRVICDVPVKAKALIADSCTGTLFNVDPAIDGPSILEGIESRVPVLAVTRSGDVATLRFTGRDVPEEVHLFRQRRIVRPQLPRPLQCGRCGLFGHATATCSRDPRCLQCAGSHATTACTSKRTRCINCRGPHESTEPRCPNWQLERRVASILARTVPRITRKQALVLARSNAPAARNQQPATTTAQRAPEPRSSPLVQPGRSFRDVLAGNTAPQPAAESSSAQPRSTTTPDARDLVITTLASALRALLESVPADSPARHMCVAALEMHDALIQHG